In Euphorbia lathyris chromosome 10, ddEupLath1.1, whole genome shotgun sequence, a single genomic region encodes these proteins:
- the LOC136208652 gene encoding protein WVD2-like 7 isoform X2 — translation MAGEFEEPFSVSFKSDSLHSGSISFGRFESEDLSWERRSSFSHNKYLEEVEKCSKPGSVIEKKAYFEAHFKKRGMRPPGAFDSQNGKEDQSENGSSENVSHKEEEEGEEDNMNESSNNYAQFDDGVLTEFKCGHARGQFEEEEADNMNESSNNYAQFDDGVLAEFKCGYASGQFDHFNNSTQYADFDESLEGSEYCGEYEGMECEREDHSVLTAESQMDAASDDANVMVGVLGNMKPQEVHQSETGSDSSDRQDIETEEKLNDTGVTVDNISRPIDPSPRNETTEIDEITGSHQQNHPPKLEVPSESKSINPRLKSPVNASQVQKTISNNDISKTAVKKQNRRERESSQRKKSEKQSPQAAVPTRHSLLRTPKGEDAETSNSRLGLANKSGKEQIKKVAKSQPSGSKKIEPGVHRSPNRFKQTVSNPKPDTRTSTSGFSFRSDERAERRKQFYMKLEEKMHAKEAEINQIQAKTQEKTDAEIKQFRKSLNFKATPMPSFYHGAASPVCNGNKVTSSKGKPAKTQQKSTSMGNGASTRLQFLSKAKHNRAVAGETAVCHSTEPSEAGEPQPRNSIANAEAVNGVTSKEAEKATNLQRYRASENGRISKNHRVEGKPKTRDHRNSREMVRKSIEGVGMGRVAVGVA, via the exons ATGGCGGGAGAATTTGAAGAACCCTTTAGCGTTAGCTTTAAG TCGGATTCTTTGCACTCAGGTTCTATATCGTTTGGAAGATTTGAAAGCGAAGACTTGTCTTGGGAAAGGAGGTCGTCCTTCTCTCATAATAAGTACCTCGAAGAGGTTGAGAAATGCTCGAAACCAGGATCTGTTATTGAGAAGAAAGCTTATTTTGAAGCCCATTTTAAGAAAAGGGGTATGCGCCCACCAGGTGCTTTCGACAGCCAAAATGGGAAAGAAGATCAGAGTGAAAACGGTTCCTCTGAAAATGTCAGccacaaagaagaagaagaaggagaagaggatAACATGAATGAGAGTAGCAACAATTATGCACAGTTCGATGATGGTGTGCTTACAGAATTTAAATGTGGACATGCAAGAGGTcaatttgaagaagaagaagcggataACATGAACGAGAGTAGCAACAATTATGCACAGTTCGATGATGGTGTGCTTGCAGAATTTAAATGTGGATATGCAAGTGGTCAATTTGATCACTTCAACAATAGCACTCAATATGCTGATTTTGATGAGAGCCTTGAAGGTTCAGAATATTGCGGAGAATACGAAGGGATGGAATGTGAAAGAGAAGATCATAGTGTTCTAACTGCTGAATCTCAGATGGATGCTGCTTCAGACGATGCTAATGTCATGGTAGGTGTCCTTGGAAACATGAAACCTCAGGAAGTGCATCAATCTGAGACTGGGTCCGATAGTAGTGACAGACAAGATATAGAAACCGAAGAGAAGCTTAATGACACTGGTGTTACTGTGGACAACATATCAAGGCCTATTGATCCTTCTCCTAGAAATGAAACAACTGAAATTGATGAAATTACAGGGTCACATCAGCAAAATCACCCTCCAAAG CTGGAAGTTCCTTCAGAGAGTAAATCTATCAACCCGAGATTGAAGTCTCCAGTTAATGCTAGTCAAGTTCAGAAAACAATTAGCAATAATGATATATCAAAAACTGCTGTGAAGAAGCAGAATAGAAGGGAAAGAGAGAGTTCACAAAGAAAGAAATCTGAAAAGCAGTCACCACAAGCTGCTGTTCCAACAAGGCATTCGCTGCTTAGAACTCCTAAAGGAGAG GATGCTGAAACTTCTAATTCAAGATTAGGTCTTGCAAATAAAAG TGGAAAAGAACAAATAAAGAAAGTAGCTAAATCTCAACCTTCTGGATCAAAGAAAATTGAACCAGGAGTACATAGGAGTCCAAACAG ATTTAAGCAGACAGTTAGCAACCCTAAGCCAGACACAAGGACAAGTACTTCAGGTTTTAGTTTCAGAAGTGATGAACGAGCAGAAAGGAGGAAACAG TTTTATATGAAGTTAGAAGAAAAAATGCATGCTAAGGAGGCTGAGATTAATCAAATCCAAGCAAAAACACAG GAAAAGACAGATGCTGAGATTAAACAATTCCGGAAAAGCCTTAACTTCAAAGCAACACCTATGCCCTCTTTCTATCATGGTGCTGCCTCCCCAGTCTGCAATGGAAACAAG GTTACATCATCTAAAGGCAAACCTGCTAAAACACAGCAGAAGTCGACAAGTATGGGAAATGGAGCTTCTACAAGATTGCAATTTCTTTCCAAAGCAAAACATAATCGTGCGGTAGCTGGAGAAACTGCTGTTTGTCATTCCACAGAGCCTTCTGAAGCCGGTGAACCTCAACCAAGAAACAGCATAGCAAATGCAGAAGCTGTAAATGGTGTCACTAGCAAGGAGGCAGAGAAGGCTACTAATTTGCAGAGATATCGAGCATCAGAGAATGGTAGAATTTCAAAAAACCACAGGGTTGAGGGGAAGCCAAAAACAAGAGACCACAGGAATAGCAGAGAAATGGTGAGGAAAAGCATTGAAGGTGTTGGAATGGGTCGTGTAGCCGTGGGTGTAGCATGA
- the LOC136208652 gene encoding protein WVD2-like 7 isoform X3 produces MAGEFEEPFSVSFKSDSLHSGSISFGRFESEDLSWERRSSFSHNKYLEEVEKCSKPGSVIEKKAYFEAHFKKRGMRPPGAFDSQNGKEDQSENGSSENVSHKEEEEGEEDNMNESSNNYAQFDDGVLTEFKCGHARGQFEEEEADNMNESSNNYAQFDDGVLAEFKCGYASGQFDHFNNSTQYADFDESLEGSEYCGEYEGMECEREDHSVLTAESQMDAASDDANVMVGVLGNMKPQEVHQSETGSDSSDRQDIETEEKLNDTGVTVDNISRPIDPSPRNETTEIDEITGSHQQNHPPKLEVPSESKSINPRLKSPVNASQVQKTISNNDISKTAVKKQNRRERESSQRKKSEKQSPQAAVPTRHSLLRTPKGEDAETSNSRLGLANKSFSGKEQIKKVAKSQPSGSKKIEPGVHRSPNRFKQTVSNPKPDTRTSTSGFSFRSDERAERRKQLEEKMHAKEAEINQIQAKTQEKTDAEIKQFRKSLNFKATPMPSFYHGAASPVCNGNKVTSSKGKPAKTQQKSTSMGNGASTRLQFLSKAKHNRAVAGETAVCHSTEPSEAGEPQPRNSIANAEAVNGVTSKEAEKATNLQRYRASENGRISKNHRVEGKPKTRDHRNSREMVRKSIEGVGMGRVAVGVA; encoded by the exons ATGGCGGGAGAATTTGAAGAACCCTTTAGCGTTAGCTTTAAG TCGGATTCTTTGCACTCAGGTTCTATATCGTTTGGAAGATTTGAAAGCGAAGACTTGTCTTGGGAAAGGAGGTCGTCCTTCTCTCATAATAAGTACCTCGAAGAGGTTGAGAAATGCTCGAAACCAGGATCTGTTATTGAGAAGAAAGCTTATTTTGAAGCCCATTTTAAGAAAAGGGGTATGCGCCCACCAGGTGCTTTCGACAGCCAAAATGGGAAAGAAGATCAGAGTGAAAACGGTTCCTCTGAAAATGTCAGccacaaagaagaagaagaaggagaagaggatAACATGAATGAGAGTAGCAACAATTATGCACAGTTCGATGATGGTGTGCTTACAGAATTTAAATGTGGACATGCAAGAGGTcaatttgaagaagaagaagcggataACATGAACGAGAGTAGCAACAATTATGCACAGTTCGATGATGGTGTGCTTGCAGAATTTAAATGTGGATATGCAAGTGGTCAATTTGATCACTTCAACAATAGCACTCAATATGCTGATTTTGATGAGAGCCTTGAAGGTTCAGAATATTGCGGAGAATACGAAGGGATGGAATGTGAAAGAGAAGATCATAGTGTTCTAACTGCTGAATCTCAGATGGATGCTGCTTCAGACGATGCTAATGTCATGGTAGGTGTCCTTGGAAACATGAAACCTCAGGAAGTGCATCAATCTGAGACTGGGTCCGATAGTAGTGACAGACAAGATATAGAAACCGAAGAGAAGCTTAATGACACTGGTGTTACTGTGGACAACATATCAAGGCCTATTGATCCTTCTCCTAGAAATGAAACAACTGAAATTGATGAAATTACAGGGTCACATCAGCAAAATCACCCTCCAAAG CTGGAAGTTCCTTCAGAGAGTAAATCTATCAACCCGAGATTGAAGTCTCCAGTTAATGCTAGTCAAGTTCAGAAAACAATTAGCAATAATGATATATCAAAAACTGCTGTGAAGAAGCAGAATAGAAGGGAAAGAGAGAGTTCACAAAGAAAGAAATCTGAAAAGCAGTCACCACAAGCTGCTGTTCCAACAAGGCATTCGCTGCTTAGAACTCCTAAAGGAGAG GATGCTGAAACTTCTAATTCAAGATTAGGTCTTGCAAATAAAAG TTTCAGTGGAAAAGAACAAATAAAGAAAGTAGCTAAATCTCAACCTTCTGGATCAAAGAAAATTGAACCAGGAGTACATAGGAGTCCAAACAG ATTTAAGCAGACAGTTAGCAACCCTAAGCCAGACACAAGGACAAGTACTTCAGGTTTTAGTTTCAGAAGTGATGAACGAGCAGAAAGGAGGAAACAG TTAGAAGAAAAAATGCATGCTAAGGAGGCTGAGATTAATCAAATCCAAGCAAAAACACAG GAAAAGACAGATGCTGAGATTAAACAATTCCGGAAAAGCCTTAACTTCAAAGCAACACCTATGCCCTCTTTCTATCATGGTGCTGCCTCCCCAGTCTGCAATGGAAACAAG GTTACATCATCTAAAGGCAAACCTGCTAAAACACAGCAGAAGTCGACAAGTATGGGAAATGGAGCTTCTACAAGATTGCAATTTCTTTCCAAAGCAAAACATAATCGTGCGGTAGCTGGAGAAACTGCTGTTTGTCATTCCACAGAGCCTTCTGAAGCCGGTGAACCTCAACCAAGAAACAGCATAGCAAATGCAGAAGCTGTAAATGGTGTCACTAGCAAGGAGGCAGAGAAGGCTACTAATTTGCAGAGATATCGAGCATCAGAGAATGGTAGAATTTCAAAAAACCACAGGGTTGAGGGGAAGCCAAAAACAAGAGACCACAGGAATAGCAGAGAAATGGTGAGGAAAAGCATTGAAGGTGTTGGAATGGGTCGTGTAGCCGTGGGTGTAGCATGA
- the LOC136208652 gene encoding protein WVD2-like 7 isoform X1, with translation MAGEFEEPFSVSFKSDSLHSGSISFGRFESEDLSWERRSSFSHNKYLEEVEKCSKPGSVIEKKAYFEAHFKKRGMRPPGAFDSQNGKEDQSENGSSENVSHKEEEEGEEDNMNESSNNYAQFDDGVLTEFKCGHARGQFEEEEADNMNESSNNYAQFDDGVLAEFKCGYASGQFDHFNNSTQYADFDESLEGSEYCGEYEGMECEREDHSVLTAESQMDAASDDANVMVGVLGNMKPQEVHQSETGSDSSDRQDIETEEKLNDTGVTVDNISRPIDPSPRNETTEIDEITGSHQQNHPPKLEVPSESKSINPRLKSPVNASQVQKTISNNDISKTAVKKQNRRERESSQRKKSEKQSPQAAVPTRHSLLRTPKGEDAETSNSRLGLANKSFSGKEQIKKVAKSQPSGSKKIEPGVHRSPNRFKQTVSNPKPDTRTSTSGFSFRSDERAERRKQFYMKLEEKMHAKEAEINQIQAKTQEKTDAEIKQFRKSLNFKATPMPSFYHGAASPVCNGNKVTSSKGKPAKTQQKSTSMGNGASTRLQFLSKAKHNRAVAGETAVCHSTEPSEAGEPQPRNSIANAEAVNGVTSKEAEKATNLQRYRASENGRISKNHRVEGKPKTRDHRNSREMVRKSIEGVGMGRVAVGVA, from the exons ATGGCGGGAGAATTTGAAGAACCCTTTAGCGTTAGCTTTAAG TCGGATTCTTTGCACTCAGGTTCTATATCGTTTGGAAGATTTGAAAGCGAAGACTTGTCTTGGGAAAGGAGGTCGTCCTTCTCTCATAATAAGTACCTCGAAGAGGTTGAGAAATGCTCGAAACCAGGATCTGTTATTGAGAAGAAAGCTTATTTTGAAGCCCATTTTAAGAAAAGGGGTATGCGCCCACCAGGTGCTTTCGACAGCCAAAATGGGAAAGAAGATCAGAGTGAAAACGGTTCCTCTGAAAATGTCAGccacaaagaagaagaagaaggagaagaggatAACATGAATGAGAGTAGCAACAATTATGCACAGTTCGATGATGGTGTGCTTACAGAATTTAAATGTGGACATGCAAGAGGTcaatttgaagaagaagaagcggataACATGAACGAGAGTAGCAACAATTATGCACAGTTCGATGATGGTGTGCTTGCAGAATTTAAATGTGGATATGCAAGTGGTCAATTTGATCACTTCAACAATAGCACTCAATATGCTGATTTTGATGAGAGCCTTGAAGGTTCAGAATATTGCGGAGAATACGAAGGGATGGAATGTGAAAGAGAAGATCATAGTGTTCTAACTGCTGAATCTCAGATGGATGCTGCTTCAGACGATGCTAATGTCATGGTAGGTGTCCTTGGAAACATGAAACCTCAGGAAGTGCATCAATCTGAGACTGGGTCCGATAGTAGTGACAGACAAGATATAGAAACCGAAGAGAAGCTTAATGACACTGGTGTTACTGTGGACAACATATCAAGGCCTATTGATCCTTCTCCTAGAAATGAAACAACTGAAATTGATGAAATTACAGGGTCACATCAGCAAAATCACCCTCCAAAG CTGGAAGTTCCTTCAGAGAGTAAATCTATCAACCCGAGATTGAAGTCTCCAGTTAATGCTAGTCAAGTTCAGAAAACAATTAGCAATAATGATATATCAAAAACTGCTGTGAAGAAGCAGAATAGAAGGGAAAGAGAGAGTTCACAAAGAAAGAAATCTGAAAAGCAGTCACCACAAGCTGCTGTTCCAACAAGGCATTCGCTGCTTAGAACTCCTAAAGGAGAG GATGCTGAAACTTCTAATTCAAGATTAGGTCTTGCAAATAAAAG TTTCAGTGGAAAAGAACAAATAAAGAAAGTAGCTAAATCTCAACCTTCTGGATCAAAGAAAATTGAACCAGGAGTACATAGGAGTCCAAACAG ATTTAAGCAGACAGTTAGCAACCCTAAGCCAGACACAAGGACAAGTACTTCAGGTTTTAGTTTCAGAAGTGATGAACGAGCAGAAAGGAGGAAACAG TTTTATATGAAGTTAGAAGAAAAAATGCATGCTAAGGAGGCTGAGATTAATCAAATCCAAGCAAAAACACAG GAAAAGACAGATGCTGAGATTAAACAATTCCGGAAAAGCCTTAACTTCAAAGCAACACCTATGCCCTCTTTCTATCATGGTGCTGCCTCCCCAGTCTGCAATGGAAACAAG GTTACATCATCTAAAGGCAAACCTGCTAAAACACAGCAGAAGTCGACAAGTATGGGAAATGGAGCTTCTACAAGATTGCAATTTCTTTCCAAAGCAAAACATAATCGTGCGGTAGCTGGAGAAACTGCTGTTTGTCATTCCACAGAGCCTTCTGAAGCCGGTGAACCTCAACCAAGAAACAGCATAGCAAATGCAGAAGCTGTAAATGGTGTCACTAGCAAGGAGGCAGAGAAGGCTACTAATTTGCAGAGATATCGAGCATCAGAGAATGGTAGAATTTCAAAAAACCACAGGGTTGAGGGGAAGCCAAAAACAAGAGACCACAGGAATAGCAGAGAAATGGTGAGGAAAAGCATTGAAGGTGTTGGAATGGGTCGTGTAGCCGTGGGTGTAGCATGA